Proteins found in one Desulfopila inferna genomic segment:
- a CDS encoding hemolysin family protein codes for MTEKETDPPSESSEPPSKKSIIKRIIELIPYGRSPDTKEALELEIQELLEDGEEQGLITSLEEKMISSIFDFRDTLAVEIMTPAAEMVSLEVSTSIADMAATVIEEGFTRIPIYQDNTDRIIGILHAKDLLRICTNPRKDDFNITEYLKPAEFVGEKKHIVDLLKEFQKRKTHMALVTDEFGAVRGLITLEDVLEEIVGEIDDEYDIEEFELEVIDDDTIRVQAKIDIEEVEEQFQTELPEGPYESVGGLVIHSLGRIGRTGDFVVLGDLKFTIKSASRRNVKIVEVSRMKGEQQE; via the coding sequence ATGACTGAAAAAGAAACAGACCCTCCTTCCGAATCATCCGAACCCCCATCGAAAAAAAGTATTATAAAGCGGATCATCGAGCTTATTCCCTATGGCAGATCGCCGGATACCAAGGAGGCGCTTGAACTCGAAATCCAGGAGCTTCTCGAAGACGGAGAAGAACAGGGCTTGATCACCAGCCTGGAAGAGAAAATGATTTCCTCCATTTTTGATTTTCGCGATACCCTGGCCGTGGAAATCATGACTCCCGCAGCCGAGATGGTCAGTCTGGAGGTTTCCACCTCGATTGCCGACATGGCCGCAACCGTTATCGAAGAAGGTTTTACCCGGATACCGATCTATCAGGATAATACCGATAGAATCATCGGTATACTCCATGCCAAGGATCTCCTCAGAATCTGCACGAATCCGCGGAAAGATGACTTCAACATTACGGAATACCTTAAACCGGCTGAGTTTGTCGGAGAGAAAAAACATATTGTCGACCTCCTCAAGGAGTTTCAGAAGCGCAAGACCCACATGGCTCTGGTCACCGATGAGTTTGGCGCGGTCCGCGGTCTCATAACCCTTGAAGACGTTTTGGAAGAGATAGTCGGAGAGATCGACGATGAATATGATATCGAAGAGTTCGAACTTGAGGTAATCGATGACGACACGATCCGCGTCCAGGCAAAGATCGATATCGAAGAGGTCGAAGAGCAGTTTCAGACGGAGCTGCCCGAGGGGCCGTATGAGTCGGTAGGCGGTCTGGTTATTCATAGCCTCGGGCGGATAGGACGTACAGGGGACTTCGTTGTGCTCGGCGATCTCAAGTTCACCATCAAAAGTGCAAGCCGCCGTAATGTGAAAATCGTGGAAGTCAGCCGGATGAAGGGAGAGCAGCAGGAATGA